The following is a genomic window from SAR86 cluster bacterium.
CTGATAGAGGTATAAGAGAAGCCAAAAAATTATGTGGCTTTATAAAAAAAAATAGTTTTAATATTGATAAAGTGATTTGTTCAAATGCAAAAAGAGCTTTGGAAACATTTTATTTAATAGCTGATGGCTTTAATTTTGAAATAGAAAAAGCAACTTATACAAATAATTTATACTTTGGTGAGGTAGAGGATATTGTAAATACAATTAATGAATTAGGTGATGATATAAAAAAGATCTTAATAATCGGACATAATCCAACCTTACATACGCTAACAGAAATGCTCACAAATGAGCACATTAATAGGTTTACAACATGCAATCTAGCGAAAATAAGCTTTGAAGGAAAATGGAAAACTCTTGCGCCATCAAAATGTAGTTTAATATCAATTATAAAACCTAAGGAAATGATAAATTGATAGACATAAAATTAAAAATAATTAGTCCGCTTATTGGAAAAAAAATACCACTACCAAAATATGAAACTAAAGGTTCTGCAGGACTTGATCTGCGAGCATGTATTGAGGATAAGTTAATTTTAAATCCAGGCAAAACAGAACTTATACCAATGGGTTTTGCAATGCATCTAGCAGACGAAGGTTTAGCGGCGCTTGTTGTTCCAAGATCTGGACTTGGTTCTAAGCACGGAATAGTGCTTGGAAACTTAGTTGGATTAATAGATTCTGACTATCAAGGCGAGCTCATGGTTCCAGCTTGGAATAGGTCTGACCAAGAGTTTACAATTCATTCAGGTGATCGAATAGCACAAATGATTATTGTTCCTGTATTACAAGCGAACTTTGAAATTGTTGAAGAATTTATAGAATCAAAAAGGGGTAATAAAGGATTTGGGAGTTCAGGTGTAAATTGAGATCTTTATTTTTTCTTACCAAACCTTTCTTCAAATTTCTGTACTCTACCACCTGTATCAATAATTTTTTGCTTACCAGTGTAAAAAGGATGAGAAGCAGATGATATTTCAACAGGATAATATGGATAGGTTTTTCCATCATCCCACTCTTTTGTTTGAGTAGTTTCTAATGTTGAACGAATGAGAAAATATTTATCCGCTCCAGTATCATGGAACAACACTTCACGGTATTCAGGATGTATGTCTTTTTTCATAATAAATTCAAATTAGGATGAGAACTATATCAAAAATTAAATCCTTTACAATTAAAAAATGAATATTTTTTATTACGATATTGCTATAGGACTACCTTTAAGACAGTGTTTTACATATAAGTCTAATGTTGAATTAAAAAAAGGTATTAGAGTACTAGTTCCTTTTGGAAATAAAAAACTTGTAGGAATAGTGGTAAAAAAAAATATAAATTCTCACTTAATTGAAAAATCAGAATCTATTAAAGATGTAATATCAATAATTGACAACCATACATGCTTCAATAGCTCAATTTTTAATACCATTTTATGGGCTTCAGAATATTATCATCATCCAATTGGAGAAGTATTCTTCTCTTTCATCCCACCAATTCTTCGAAAAGTAAATGATAAAACTATTAGTGCATTAGGCGAGACCTCAAAATATAAAATCAATGAACAAGATAAAATATTTAAATTAACGGATGAGCAAAAAAGTATTTTATTAAAATTAAGTAAAATCAGAAAATTTAAACCTTCGTTAATATATGGAGTAACTGGGTCGGGCAAAACTGAGATTTATCTTCAATTGGCAGAAAAATTTTTATTAGAAAATAAATCTATATTAGTTTTAGTTCCAGAAATTAATTTGATTCCTCAACTTGCAAAAAGATTTCAAAATAGATTTGATGGAGATATAGGAATTTATCATTCTAAACAAACTCCAAATCAAAGAT
Proteins encoded in this region:
- a CDS encoding histidine phosphatase family protein, with protein sequence MKEIFILRHAKSSWKDSYLSDFDRPLADRGIREAKKLCGFIKKNSFNIDKVICSNAKRALETFYLIADGFNFEIEKATYTNNLYFGEVEDIVNTINELGDDIKKILIIGHNPTLHTLTEMLTNEHINRFTTCNLAKISFEGKWKTLAPSKCSLISIIKPKEMIN
- the dut gene encoding dUTP diphosphatase; amino-acid sequence: MIDIKLKIISPLIGKKIPLPKYETKGSAGLDLRACIEDKLILNPGKTELIPMGFAMHLADEGLAALVVPRSGLGSKHGIVLGNLVGLIDSDYQGELMVPAWNRSDQEFTIHSGDRIAQMIIVPVLQANFEIVEEFIESKRGNKGFGSSGVN
- a CDS encoding type B 50S ribosomal protein L31, whose amino-acid sequence is MKKDIHPEYREVLFHDTGADKYFLIRSTLETTQTKEWDDGKTYPYYPVEISSASHPFYTGKQKIIDTGGRVQKFEERFGKKK